TCCAAATTGGAGAGATACAGATTTGATCAGTGGACTGTtcggtggatgaggaattggttggatggttgcatccagagggtagtggtcaacggctcaatgGCCAGACATGATCGGTGACAAGTGGAGTCCCTCAGGGGTTcatactgggaccagtactgtttcgtaccttcatcaatgacatagaaaTTGGgatcaatacaggctgggggatgaagggatggagagcagccctgcggagaagcACTTGGAGGTAccggtggatgaaaagctggacatgacccagcaatatgcactcacagcccagaaagccaaccatatcctgggctgcataaaaagaagcatggccagcaggtcgagggaggtgattctccccctctactccactccaGTGAGatcccacctgcagtactgcaggggggttggacctttaaaggtcccttccaacccaaactgttccaTGATTCTAGGATGATTCTTTTCCTCAGACCCTGCATAGCAGTTGCTGACAATTTTAACAACATAGGGCCCTGGTGCTGTTTAAGTTATTActtaaaacttattttcaaagTAGTAGATGTTCTTAAAAAATCAGGAGGAGGTATTCACCTACCTAatcctatttaaaaacaaaacaaaacactgctcGCTTCTTAAATTCTAATAACATAGCAGCAcctctgctctgttttttccaaagtccttttcttttgaagttttcTACAAGTTCTAGCAAAAAACAGTCCAAATTAGAAGCCCTAAATCCCCTTTCTTTGGGTCTTTTAATCTAAGCTAAGTAATTAACATTCAAGTAAAATTAGAAAACCCCTCAACTGAAATTGACTTTTTGATTTACGGTCCAGCACTCTCGGTGCATCCAAGATTTCGTCAGATTAAGTGTAACTCTGAAACGTGTTGTTGCCGTATTCTCCCAACCCtgattttccatttgaaattttTCAGCAGCCAGCGTCCTTggatttttctcctccctccaggAGAGTGGTGTGTGCACCTCTCAGTTCATTCACTGTTGGATGTTTCCAATAGCACAGGACTCTCTGCAGGAGGGCAGGTCATGGCATATTTACAGACAACAAAACTTTGAATTCCAGTACGCAGCAGGTAAGGACTACTTGCTGCAGTATtcctccatttttaattttacctaTACTAGTAAACTGAAGGGTACTAGTGCCCACTCTATTTCTGAGACCAACTGCCTCGTGCCAGTGGCCATATCCATGTTATTAAACTCTTTTAACCACGAAAGCAGGATGGCTGCATCTGCGTTGTCAGCTGGGGCTGAGCTAACCCCTCAGCCATGCCAAGGGTTGCTTGGGAGAGCGCAAGGAACCCTTGCGCTGCAAGTCCAACGGCAGGGACTCTCCTGACAACAATTTAACGGTGTAAGCAGCGGGCTTCAagtctccagctctgctccctgccaccTTTTAATTTGCTAGCATAGTCACAGCCTCtgcaacaaacaaaaccacagactGCCCGTTGTGCTTTACCTCTGAAAAATCGGATGTCTTTTTCATGAGGTATAGTACATAAAATACGGAATACGTCCAACACAGGTGTTCTTTTTTAGGAAGTTCTAGAGGCTGAGAGAAATCCTAGCTAGTTTGTAACAAACCCTAATGCATCTCAGTTCATTTTCGCTCAGCCTCCGAATTATCTGATTCTTCATTCTGTCCAGCAAATAATCAgaaatttctgaaatgcttaAAATGATCATAAAAGCTTCTCAGGGCCACACTACAGATCACTGAAGGAAGAGTTGATGTGGAAGAAAAACCTGGAAAATAGAAAGTACAAAGCAGCTGAgaagttgaaagaaaacaatgtaaCATTAAATGGAggtaaacataaataaatagctGTCGGGGAGATTCACAGCACGTCTCAAACATTTACAGTGTTCTGAACTGGTAACTACCTCTAGTTAGAGGTAGTCAAGAGCTGGTTGCAGTTGTTTGCAACAAACCTATTTAAAAACGCCTGAGGGATATTGCAAAGGAGATGCTACGTGAATCAAAGACTCTGCCAGACCTTACTAGGAACAGGAAGGCTAGTGcatgaaaagcactgaaaagaatCCTTAAATGGGATTTGGGCATAAAGCTTCCTGCTACGTTGTTCTTCATCTGGTGAAAACAGGACTGTTGGGGGAATACCAACTTTTGAAAAAAGTAATAGATAACAGAGCTCTTCATTCACGGTCCAACAATAACATAAAAGGTAACAATCTGCTAAATGTGACAAATGCGCTGTTGTAAAGAGAGAGATGACAGTAAATGCACTAATTGCTTCGTGAAGTAAAGGGGACAGTCAGCATCTTCCATGCTTGTTGATATAAAGCAAGGTTATTGTTATTAGTGATAAACTGAATCACTCATTGCATTTTGTAAGAATGCAGTATTTGTGCTGCAGGCTGCTCCCTACGTATTCAGGAGTTTTAGGATCTATAGACCTAAAGCAGCACTCCACCACGAAAGGGTGAACCCAATGCTAACACTGAAGCATTCATCAAATAAGGAGCGTTATCATTATTTTCACCTAAAAGATCCAGCATTTCAAAAGTAAGTTAAGACAACCCTGTGATCATGCAAGTGAGAATGGGACACTGGCTTGACAGAGCCAAAGAAAAGTGTCCTAACATCAGACACTGAAAACTTATGCGGCAGTGATCCCCCTCCCAGTTTCATCACTGAGGGTGACATCTACTTGGAAATCGTTTCATTTTTTGCTGGCCTTTGGGTCACCTTTACAACTATATTCAACTGCTGCTATAATTGACGCTTGCAACTCAACATTTAAAATCGGTTTCACACACTTCCCATAGTCCTACCGGCATCTCTACTACCAGAGAACTAACCGTCGCTTGTAATTAATTCCTATTAACATTATCCATCCACATCCACCATCTTCAAATAATTATTGCCAGCTTTCTGACTCACTGTGGTCATTTAACGGAACCAGCTGCCAAAAAAGTCCCAACCAAATCTATCCTTGCGCAACCTCTGGGAAGCGTGCCCTCTCCCTGCTGTTGGCACCAGAACATCGGCAGCAGACACATCGCTCCCTCAGAGGCACACCGCTACGCGCACGTCGGGAATTCGTGGCCCACACCTCACCTCTGGCTGCCGAGGCCAAGCAAACCTCATCTGGTGCACGGCCACTCTATAAAGAAGCCTCAGGGTAGCGGCAGAGGTGCGAAGCTCACGAGTCCTTCTCCTGGCTCTCCATCTTTCTTCGCAATCCTCCGTCTCACCCCAGAGGCTGGTATCTCTGGAGATACCAGAAGTCTGCAGGTCGCAGACTTCTCAGTAGCATCTCGATGCCAGACAGACTGCTTATCCTGTATGATCACCTCCAAGCCAAAAAAGGGCATCGAAATTTTTATCTTCTATCCTCATTTTAAGATGAGGTGAAACGTTGCCGTGGACTTTCATTCACATCGTGGAGGATGCTCTCCCGCTGGCTTTGGAAGGGAGCCTGAACTCACTGAACCCTCTCACCACGAATGCCAGGCTTGGCTGGAGACTCACAAAACCTGTTTTCAAACTGAGTATAATGCATTCATAAATCTGTGTAATACAATGTGGTAAACTTTAATAAACAGGTTCAGGGCGCTTTGAATTACCTTAGAGTTTCACATACCTAGTTCCCTTGGCAGGTGAAACAGGCAAAGCTTCCTAAAAAACTCCAGAAGTTCATCAACACAACTAGTAGTTATCCTACAGGTGGAAATTTGGCACCGATACACAAATGATACTTAAGTGTAAAAATGCCCTCAAGAAGTAGAAAAAATTGTTAAAGTTACAGGATTTACCAGAATTATATCCCAgaggaaacaataaaaataaagtaccCTCTATAACTGGATTGTTGATAAAAGAcctgacagggaaaaaaaaataacatccaGTGACATTTGAGACTCGCTTACACATGCAAAGAATTCTGCTGCGTTTCGTACCTCTTCCTAGAAAAATGTTTCTCCCGTGTTGTGCGAGATCTCTTCCTCCGCACCCACCCACCAGATTACAGGGTCAgacttcttcccccccccagcttaTCTGCCACAAAACAACATTGCTGTGCGATCGCTGCAGCGTCTTCGCGCGTCTCCTCCCCCACATCCATCCGGGAGGGAACCTGGTTCCAACCTCACCCCAGGACAACCCGCAGCggccacagcagcagctctcctccCCCCTGGGAATTCCACGCAGCCATCCTTAACGTGACTCTGAACAGAATCACGGAAATTCTCCGGACGCTCACGTTCTTATTCTCAATTCTTCTAGATGCAGCTGACGTACATACATCGGTTTCTTTCTCTCCAATGGTTATGAATCCCTTCATGTTAAGAGTTCACAACTTCCACCTTCTTACAGAATATTCccaatatatatataacatcagaaattaggaggtttgattttcagaaatcagACCCTTAGGATATTTTATTCTGATATTTCTAAAGAAAGCTTAGAATGGCCTTCCAGCTTAGTCCCAGGATAAGGCAAAAGTTCTCATTCTACAACCTTTATTTTGTGAGGAACTACAGTAACATTTCACATTCATTTTAGAAACAGACTGAGGACTTTGACAAGAGTGCTACTTCCAGTCACTCCATTGTCATCTTAAATTATACTGCTTTCCATTAAATTGTTCATTATTAGAAGATTCGTATCAGACAGCTTAGTACCTGAAATGGTCCAATACAAATTCAGTTTTTATGGGCCCCTAGTCTGAAATTTGCTTCTgagtaaaaatcaaaacagtgaTAAAAATTCCTACAAGTTATACTACTGTAACTTAAATGCAGTACTAAAATTAAGCACAACGGCCTCATGCactcacatttctttttttgagcaTGAATTTAAATTACTATCTTTATCCTTATCTTAGCAGGTATGCAAATATCCTTTTCCATTCACatctggaaaaaacccaagactAATTAGTATCAATAGACAaatttgaaatgtcatttttcacCAGAACTCATTTATAGGCACTTTCGAAGGTGCTTACAAGAGGAGAGTATTTTGCTGTACTACCAAACACTTGTTGTATGCTTGGTACATATGAACGACTTTGTTGCTAATACTATGGTTCATCACAAAGGGAGTAATATATCAAAATACTTACTTCTCATCTTGTCCATTCTCTATAGGAAAGCCATAATTATTTCATTCTGATTTATTATAAATGCAGAATTGAACACTATAGAAGGCAACTGGTGGCAATTTGGCAATATCTAGCCAAGTAACAGCTTTATAGTAAGTTCAGAATTTCTGAATAAAGCAAAAAGTATGTTTATTATGGAGAACAGCAGTAGAAAATTCTTGcctttacaaaaaaatactgGCACTGAACATTCTAGTGCATCTCCGGACTGTTATGTATGCAGCAATTTAACCAGCAGTGAAAGTATTCTTCAAGTCTTCCTACAAATAAAAGAATGATAATAAACCTTCAGCTAGGAGGATGACAGAGTTCTTGCCACAGGTTTCTAGACAGTCTCCTGTATCTTTTTGTGCTTTGATTCAGATATAGAAGCTTACCGAGTTATTTAATGTAAATTGACATAGTGGGCTAAATTGTCGCTTTAAATCTGATACCAGTCAGCTGCCCAGCAGTATTACAGGTACAATGACACAAGTGAAAATACAGGTCCAGTACGGCAGCCGGGTCAAAAGCAATTTATTCAGAAGAGACACAGACTCCTTCacatttcagattattttgctctttctcaTCTGATGACACCTTACCTTTACAGAATACAGAATGGCCACTTGCTTCTCAGTTGTATAATCTCTTTAGAGTTCTATAAATTTTGTATAATTTCAGTAGAAATTTAATCAACATTGTGGCTGTTGAGGCTTGGTATCATGATGTACACCTTGGGATTGTagaactgctttattttaaaccatGTTCTCCCTTGAACATTTAAGTGACCTTATTTTCCCCTTctaaaactacattaaaaaaacccaaacaaaacacagaactgagcatacaaaaaacccttttcctgttCCACTAGAAATTAAACTCTTACATATACATGTCATTTATTCTAATACAggatctttattttcttgctattccttctcccttccctactttttttttttttgcagttatgAACACATAACTCTCAAACTTTTGAGAGTTGAGCAAAACGTAGCAAAACAACTTAATTTTCACTGCTGTTTAGCATAAAGATTAACTTTCCATTGGCATTCCCATTAAATGCTTGCATCTCATCTGCACAGTTCTCCATTCAGAAAAAGCTGCCTTTGCCATTTAGAAGAGACAAAATACCAAGTGTAACCTTGTGCTGACATGTCCAGTTAGCCCAAGGTCAGTTAAGGATagggaagcagcagaaagtCACAACCGAGAGGAATTATATAAAACTAAGGGAAGGTGGACCTTTAACTActcaaatgacttttttttgatCATTCATTGTCTTGTTTCTGATGTACCTGCCCTCCTTAGACTTAAAAACAATCCATccttcccaatttttttttaaattaaatgtacCTTGAACTATCCATCTGTTACATCCCACAAAGGGCAAATACCACTTTCAGGGATCCCTCCAAACCTTGTGTTCAAGTGTGAAGCAGCTAGTCATTAAATACTGATGATGCAAGTTTCTTCATGGCTGAGATGCAGCACCTGGCACTTTCAAGTGCCACTTCAAAACTAAAATACTTACATACTTCCTGAAGGTGCTCTGCAGATCACCAGCTGCCCACGAAGACTCTAGCTACATATGTTTGAATGTGCAACcattctaattttaaaaaatgtgttctaGAACTTGATACAGTGCTTTGTaagtttttctgaaaacttgacacatagaggaaaaaagataGGAAAGCATCACATTTACAAAGTACTTCTGAAAAACCAGAAATGTTAAGTGAAATCAGCAGGATAGTGTGTTTCACTAAACTTCACACAAGTGGATTTTCTGTTGTTAAATCCTTCTAACAGAGTTCTGGCACTGAGCTGAATCTCGTAATCTGGTCAAGCCAACAGAATAATTTTGTGCCAAAATTACTAGGTTAGGATACTGTGTTTAAGGACCCAACTTCTGCCCACCTTTTAGGCATTTATTAAAAGGAGCTCACTTAAAATAAGCCTGTCCAAAGATGTGGCAGTGTCTTGTGATGCCCGTGCCCAAGTTAAATCTACGTTAAAAGGGTCATTTCAAGAACTCCAACTGTCTAGATAGGATTAGGCAACTAATCTCTCAGTTATCCACACAAAATGATGAGAGTATAGAAAACCCCTCCTCACAGGAACGATAAACCTGTAAATCAACAAATGCTTAGGAACAGCACTGATGATTCTGTGAAGAAGTTCAGACTGTTAAACTTCCCATGACTGTAGTGTCTAGATTAACAGACTTTCAACAGGGTCCATCAGAAAGCAAATCAGAAGTACTGTGCAGAACTACAAAGTACCTATCACCGAATAACAATATGGACTTTCCTTCTCATTAGACTACAAGTTTTGTTACAGCCCTCTGCCTTCCATCACCAAAAGCAGAGAATTAGTTTAAATTTTCCTCCAAAACTAAGTTCATGATGCAGAGAACAGCTTCCTCTTATTTGGCTGTAGCAAGCCTATCACAAGAGCACAGGTGGCATTCATCTCAATGAAGGTCTTAACTACTGCTCTAGTTAGCATATAGGGTTTCGGTGATCAATCTTCAATTTTGAAGTATAGAGAAGCTTGGCTTCTTTTCcgttttaattaaaaaaggcaaCTGGAGATTTCTTCCCAAAGAATAAATGGAACGCTAGGTCAGGCAACAGTCATTTATTTATTGACTTAAACAAGCAAAAGATATCCTCAGACATAATGGCCACCACTTGAGCAATACAAATCAATGTTACTGAAGAACAGGGAACATCTTTTCTCTCACCCCTCCCATCCCAGAAGTAACAATAGAAATACCAGGGCCCctagagaaaagagaaggagaaaaattataaaaggtGCTTAGAATGAGCTGCAGAATTGAAACATGGACACTAAAAAAATCATTAGCTAATCTACCATATCACCACAATCACCtcaaaaataactttcattGTTCCATTTCTACCAGGTACCAAATATATAGCGCTGTTTAACAGCGATTTCAATGTATTAACAACTGTCCTCAGCTGAAGCAGAACAGCAATTACTATTTATATTAAATTTGAGGCTGCAGATAGAAAGAAAGGTTTCCACAGAGTACGATGCAAACGAATGAAAAGAGCGTGGGGGAGAAACAAAGCTACTTTTAAGTTACTGTACGCCCCTATCAATCAAGCAATTCATTCTGTATTGATAGCTCATTACAGACACAATATCCTGATAGAGTATGGCAACTCTACTCACCCTGTGACAGCATATCTGAAGAATGTATCTATGAAGAATGTATCTATAAGTCCCTTAAGTTGTGGGCCACAGAAAATCCCAGCCTCCTACTCCTGTGTGGGTATTTTGTAATCAGACAtcagcaaaaaagcaaacagactgCATGCAAAACAATTGTTGCCAAATCATTTAGTCTTCCTTGTAACAGTTGAAAATATGAGTAAGGCATTCCTCAGATCTAGAGAAAACATTAGGAGGCTGTAGTTTTGCAGGCAAGGagaccttttattttaatccatTAAAAGAACCCAAAATAGTCAGCAGGTGGCCACATCTATCcatgtttcattaaaatcaCATAAACCCTAAGTACAAAAGCACCACTGATTATTGCTCTAGAAAAACTgcatgaaaaattcaaataCGCACAGTAAAAACATCACCATATGCACAAGACTTAATTTCTTAAAGCAAGTGTATGGAATGCTGATCCAATTTTACACATACCTTGCAATATTAAGTTGATATTTATATTACTTGGCAACAATGGGAATTTCTAAAAGCACTGTTATGAGAAGGGAAATGTTCATATACAGTTTAATATGTCAACTATCATAGTCctaaaaaaattagcatttacaaaatacttgataaaaatatcttttaaaagttGTCCAAGAGGTACATAAAATCAACCCAAAATTTTCATGATATTTCATTCATTCTTGTCACCTACAGATTCAGTTTTCTGAGCCTGcggagaagaaagaaataaattaattactaTAGTAAATTGCCATTACATACCTAAACACCCCAACTACCCTTACTCCTTCGACTTCTTATTTGCAACAGCTCAGTTTCAAACCTATGTCCATATTACATTTACACAAACAAAACAGGTACATTCACACACTTCTCTTAAATTATCGGTCCcagcttttcaaaagcaatacAAGCCTTACCTGTCAGCTTCCATTGTTCACACTGAAAAGCACCACACTACTATCTGTTTCTATTCACTGCACACATGCTGAATGCTCTACCGTACCCTTAACTTTCACTGTTTCAATCTGCCCTTTTACTGACAGTGTGCTGGGTGGGGCACCTCTGGATGTTGAAACACTAACAGTTGAGCGAGAGATGCGAATCTGCAATAACATTATGggcaataaaaagaaacattatgaACATGCTATCAATGTCTGAAAGgctgaataattaaaaaaaacactgatTCAATCAGCAGGAGGTATGTGTGGAAAGTACCTCTTCAGCTTTATTGTCACCATTTTCAGATGGTGTAGTACCTTCCTTTGCAGCTTCTTGCTTTTCATCCTTCTTCCCTTTAGCACCTTTGTTGGCCTTTGTCCCAGGTTCCTTCTGACAGAAGATTAAAAACATGGGCATAGACATTGTATGAGTAGCCAGCACCCTACATCTTCACCCAAAAACCTTCATatgaactgaaaagcaaatcttGGCAAGCTGCACGTGCTGGACTGAGACAGAAAACCAGCTAAAGACTACCTGGAAAAATGTATATCCACAACAGTCATATAGAGACTCTCAAAATTTCTAGAAAATGCTGATGTCTGCTTCTTTATTGTTTCTGCTAATTTACAGGGATACAAAACCCCCTCAAACTACTTTGGTAGAGCTGAGCTGCATTATACAGAGGTATATACAAGATATCTGTATGAACAAATCCAGTTACAGTATATTGAAAGCTTATTCAGCCAAGCACAAACACCACAGTTTGTGTAACAGCACCACACTTTCAATTAAcatgaaatattaaattaatttaaaaaattaagcatttttgtTGGCTGTCCTTTTGTTAGTTTGATAACATGTGATGCTCATTCCATGTCAATGAAAGAACCAACCAATCCACAGGGGAGGCAAACACTGATAAAATTCCATCTGCAGCAACACAAAGCAGAGAATTTATCAAAAGGAACTATGCTAACAGCTACAGTTTCATTTGGAGATTTGCTCTTAAACAATTCCTATGTtgaaatctactttttttttaatctttgctctatgtacatatttatatttatcaTCTAAGACTAGTAGAGACATAGGTTAAGGATTTTAAGGGCAATGGGATAAATATTTAATTGGTATTTAACTGACTATTTTACATTAGTATTTAAAGTAGTTCTGATAAACACTGTGGAGATCTTCCATGTTGATCATTTGCTCCAAATTCTCCATGCAAAATGGCAACAGTAGCTGTGAACAGGGATATTAAGGTCAGTCTCCCTTCCTTAACTACCTTTCCCCAGGGATCCCCAATACAGGAGTGGGGCAGTGAGGAGGGAGTGCCAGTAATCCTAGTTCCAGGGCAGCCTGAATTACTCCTTTCACACTTCAGCTTCAGCATTACACAGCAGTTGTGGTGCTTAACTGAGACGCTTATTGGTGGTGTGAGTATAGCCCTAACTCTGCACCTACGAAAGAACAAGCTAAGGACTTGACTTAGTAAATCCATGATCTGCAAGCTCTTAACACTAAAAATTCTCTCAAATCCATACCATCTTTGGTTTTTTACTAGCAGGTTCAGAGCACAcacttgctgttttctgtttagGAGACCAAGATTAACATACTCTTTAAAATGTGATCCAGTTAAGAGTTTTGAAAAAAGCAGATTACTGTATTAAAAAGTTACTTAGAATAAAGTTGTAAAGGATTCAAG
The sequence above is a segment of the Haliaeetus albicilla chromosome 17, bHalAlb1.1, whole genome shotgun sequence genome. Coding sequences within it:
- the HMGN3 gene encoding high mobility group nucleosome-binding domain-containing protein 3 isoform X4; amino-acid sequence: MPKRKSPEGAEGKDAAKVTKQEPTRRSARLSAKPAPPKPEPKPRKTTKKEPGTKANKGAKGKKDEKQEAAKEGTTPSENGDNKAEEIRISRSTVSVSTSRGAPPSTLSVKGQIETVKVKGTVEHSACVQ
- the HMGN3 gene encoding high mobility group nucleosome-binding domain-containing protein 3 isoform X2 translates to MFKTNYTLLLASRGRPSPEGAEGKDAAKVTKQEPTRRSARLSAKPAPPKPEPKPRKTTKKEPGTKANKGAKGKKDEKQEAAKEGTTPSENGDNKAEEIRISRSTVSVSTSRGAPPSTLSVKGQIETVKVKGSEN
- the HMGN3 gene encoding high mobility group nucleosome-binding domain-containing protein 3 isoform X1, with the protein product MFKTNYTLLLASRGRPSPEGAEGKDAAKVTKQEPTRRSARLSAKPAPPKPEPKPRKTTKKEPGTKANKGAKGKKDEKQEAAKEGTTPSENGDNKAEEIRISRSTVSVSTSRGAPPSTLSVKGQIETVKVKGTVEHSACVQ